Proteins encoded by one window of Lathyrus oleraceus cultivar Zhongwan6 chromosome 1, CAAS_Psat_ZW6_1.0, whole genome shotgun sequence:
- the LOC127107721 gene encoding uncharacterized protein LOC127107721, with amino-acid sequence MLETQISQVAQQQAPITGPAGTFPRQPQPNPKGYANAIILRSGTELYGPTDPRIQNPAMHQDPGKITKKEDELKENKREEAIKKEESYVPPPPYKPHIPYPQRFVKSKSVGQVKKFVELMKQLNITIPFTEVITQMPSYAKFLKEILSNKKKIEDNKTVTLTAECSAIIQNNMPHKLKDPGSFSIPYVIGKFVIDKALCDLGVNISLMPLSICERLKMRELRPTRMSG; translated from the coding sequence atgttagaaacaCAAATTTCGCAAGTGGCACAACAACAAGCACCTATTACTGGCCCTGCAGGTACATTTCCTAGACAGCCACAACCAAACCCGAAAGGTTATGCAAATGCTATAATACTACGAAGTGGGACAGAATTATACGGACCAACCGACCCTAgaattcaaaatccagccatgcaccAAGACCCTGGTAAAATAACTAAGAAGGAAGACGAACTGAAGGAAAATAAAAGAGAGGAGGCCATAAAGAAAGAAGAATCAtatgtgcctccaccaccgtATAAACCTCATATCCCGTATCCTCAAAGATTTGTTAAATCCAAAAGTGTAGGACAAGTCAAGAAATTTGTAGAGCTTATGAAACAATTGAATATCACAATACCTTTTACAGAAGTCATCACGCAAATGCCCTCATACGCTAAGTTTCTTAAAGAGatcttatctaacaagaagaaAATTGAGGATAACAAAACtgttacacttactgctgagtgtagcgctATAATTCAAAACAATATGCCTCATAAGCTGAAAGACCCAGGGAGTTTCTCCATACCCTATGTAATCGGAAagtttgtcatagacaaagctctatgcgactTAGGAGTCAATATTAGCttaatgcccttgtccatatgcgaAAGGCTTAAAATGAGAGAATTGAGACCAACTAGGATGTCCGGATAA